In Paenibacillus dendritiformis, the DNA window TTGGAGACGATTTGAACGGTTTCTCCAATGTTTCTTCCATTTTGCAGTTCCCTCATTTCGTGGAGTCAGTAATCATATCATTTGCAGATACGGGAACGATATTCTTTCATTCCAGCCTACTTGCGCGATTCTCAATCCCAAGATGTGAACGGAGTCGCGCTAAGCTCAAAGCTGTGAAAGGATATGCACAATAAACAGCCCGGAGCCGACGGCAATAACCATTGCCGAAAGTTCCGGGCTGTATTGGATTTGTAAATTAATATGCGGGGTGCAAGCAAGCTCCAGCAGACTTACTGCTCGGCCGACCATTTCACCGCTTCCGCCTGCAAATCGGACAGCAGCTTGCCGATGTCGGTCGGATTGCCGTTCGCGGCCTGGCTGATGAAGCCGTTGATGACCGGAACCATGCGGGTATTATAGAACGGGTTCGCTTCATCAATCAGATTTTTACGCGCGATGCCGGCCAGCTCCATCGCCTTCGAGGTATAGACATCCTTCTCATCGACGAAGTCCGCTTTTTTCAAGGTCGGCGTCGCCAGCCCGTTCTCATACAGATGTCTCTGCATGTCATAGCTGGTCAGGAACTTCATCACTTCCCACGCCGCCTTCTCATCCTTCACGTTCTTCGCCATGACGAACGGGTCTACCGCCACCCAGCCTTCCCCGTTCGGCCCCATATTGAGAACCGGAACGAAGCGATCGACCAGCTCCGCCTTGCCTGAGCTGCGGTATTCATTGAAGGCCGCTCCGCCCGAGGAATCGATGGCAATCGCGATATTGTTGTCCTCGAGCCCGAAATTCTCGGCGCCCTGCCCATTGATGAAGGCCTTCGGCGCCAGCGGCGCCGCCTCCCTGAACCATTCGAAAACTTTGGTCATTTCCGGGGTATTCAGATTCCATTTCAGATCCCGCAGATTATCGAGGCTGCCTTCCACCCCATTGACATTATACGCATAGGAGAGCGAGACGAACGCCGATTGATTCAGGCTGTTGCCGCTGAACCAGAGGCCGTAGTTCTGCTTGCCGGTCTTCGGGTTGGTTCCCGTCATTTTCTTCGCCTTCTCCAGAATTTCCTCCGGCGTCGGATTCGCGGACAGCGGCTCTACGCCCCAATCCTCGAATATCTGTTTGTCGTAGACAATCATCCGCTTGCCGAGAATCACCGGAATGCCGAACTGCTTCTTCCCGTCGAGAGAACGGACGCTATAGGAATTTTTAAATACGCCCTCCAAATAAATGCCTGGATCGAAGCCGCTGTCAGCGGCGATCAGATCATCCAGATCCCGCAGCAGCCCCTGCTGGTAAAACTGATTCGCATAAGCTCCGCCCGTATAGAGCAGATCGGCATCGTTGGAGAGCAGCATCGCCTTTTGCTTCGCCAAGGCGTTCTCCCACGGAATCTGGGTCACCCTCAGCTCGATATTCGGATACATCTTCTTAAATGTATCTTGAATGAACGGATTGAACCCGACGGTCTTGCGCCCGGTCAAGGTATCGACTCCGTTCTCCATCTGCCAGCCGGCAAGCGCGATTCGCACCGTGCCTTTCATGTCCGACACCTTCTCATATGTCTTCGCCGGCGCCCCGCCGGACGAGCCGCCTCCGGAGCAGGCGCTCAACACGAGCGCCAGCGACAGCGCGAGACAGATCCAGACCGATCTCTTCATACCGCCCAACCTCCCCGTTGTGTAATGCGGCGCGGAGATGGAAGCCCGCGCCTCTGCTCTTTCCTTTTCCATTTAAGTGCCCTTCCAGCGAAAGAACTTGACGCCCAATCCGGTTCCCCGCAACGCTACTGCTTGATGCCTGTCAGCGCGATGCTCTCTACGATATACCGCTGCAAAAACAGGTAAAGAACAAGCACCGGCAGCAGGCTTACCGTCGTCGCGGCCATAATGATCGCCGGCATCCGGTTCAAGCCTTGGTTATAGGTAAACATCGCGAGGCCGAGCTGGATCGTATATTTGGCGGCATCGCTCAAGACGAGCAGCGGCCAGAGCAGATCGTTCCATACCCCGAGAAATTGCAAAATGACGATCGTTGCCACAATCGGCGTGCACAGCGGGAAGTAGACGCGCCAGAATACCCGCCATTCATTCGCGCCGTCGATAATCGCCGCCTCCCGCAGCGTTCCCGGCAAT includes these proteins:
- a CDS encoding extracellular solute-binding protein gives rise to the protein MKRSVWICLALSLALVLSACSGGGSSGGAPAKTYEKVSDMKGTVRIALAGWQMENGVDTLTGRKTVGFNPFIQDTFKKMYPNIELRVTQIPWENALAKQKAMLLSNDADLLYTGGAYANQFYQQGLLRDLDDLIAADSGFDPGIYLEGVFKNSYSVRSLDGKKQFGIPVILGKRMIVYDKQIFEDWGVEPLSANPTPEEILEKAKKMTGTNPKTGKQNYGLWFSGNSLNQSAFVSLSYAYNVNGVEGSLDNLRDLKWNLNTPEMTKVFEWFREAAPLAPKAFINGQGAENFGLEDNNIAIAIDSSGGAAFNEYRSSGKAELVDRFVPVLNMGPNGEGWVAVDPFVMAKNVKDEKAAWEVMKFLTSYDMQRHLYENGLATPTLKKADFVDEKDVYTSKAMELAGIARKNLIDEANPFYNTRMVPVINGFISQAANGNPTDIGKLLSDLQAEAVKWSAEQ